A window from Pseudomonas moraviensis encodes these proteins:
- a CDS encoding PfkB family carbohydrate kinase — translation MPKMLHTGQVIIDLVMAVDKLPQIGGDVLAQSAGFEAGGGFNVMAAAVRNGLPVVYLGRHGSGRFGDLARQAMQAEGICIGIREPAERDTGLCVALTDASAERSFISYIGAEGEVTEEDLNSVLAEAGDYVYLSGYSLLHEGKAQALLDWTLALPGSVNVVFDPGPLVESPDAPMMQALLPRIDVWTSNSVEALRFTGADEIGVAMDRLAKFLPGDVLMVVRDGPQGCWIQQRGERRQVPGFAVKALDSNGAGDAHAGVFVAGLAQGLDAWESARRANAAAALAVTRWGPATSPGAAEVDEFIRESCGD, via the coding sequence ATGCCTAAGATGTTGCACACCGGCCAGGTCATCATCGACCTGGTCATGGCCGTGGATAAATTGCCGCAGATTGGCGGCGACGTACTGGCGCAGTCGGCGGGATTCGAAGCCGGTGGCGGTTTCAACGTGATGGCGGCGGCGGTGCGTAACGGCTTGCCGGTGGTCTATCTCGGTCGCCATGGTAGCGGGCGCTTCGGCGATCTGGCACGCCAAGCGATGCAGGCGGAAGGTATCTGCATTGGCATCCGCGAACCGGCCGAGCGAGACACCGGGTTGTGTGTGGCGCTGACCGATGCCTCGGCCGAACGCAGTTTCATTTCCTACATCGGCGCCGAAGGCGAGGTGACCGAGGAGGATTTGAACAGCGTGCTGGCCGAGGCCGGCGATTACGTTTATCTGAGTGGTTACAGCCTGCTGCACGAGGGCAAGGCGCAGGCGTTGCTCGACTGGACACTGGCGCTGCCGGGATCGGTCAATGTGGTGTTCGACCCGGGACCGCTGGTGGAATCGCCCGACGCGCCGATGATGCAAGCGTTGCTGCCGCGCATCGATGTGTGGACCAGCAACAGTGTCGAGGCGCTGCGTTTTACCGGCGCTGATGAGATTGGCGTGGCAATGGATCGTCTGGCGAAATTTTTGCCTGGAGATGTGCTGATGGTGGTGCGCGACGGGCCGCAGGGTTGCTGGATTCAACAGCGTGGCGAGCGTCGTCAGGTGCCGGGATTTGCTGTGAAAGCGCTGGACAGTAATGGCGCCGGCGATGCCCACGCCGGGGTGTTTGTTGCCGGATTGGCGCAGGGATTGGATGCGTGGGAATCGGCCAGGCGCGCCAATGCTGCGGCAGCGCTGGCGGTAACTCGCTGGGGGCCGGCGACATCGCCGGGGGCGGCTGAGGTGGATGAGTTTATCCGCGAGTCCTGTGGCGACTGA
- a CDS encoding Rho termination factor N-terminal domain-containing protein, translated as MPRGSKDKYTTEQKRKAEHIEDSYEKKGVSKDEAEARAWATVNKQSGGGEKSGGSGRKKPASAKSQERKESSRRAVASRKGHSRNSETSKDTQTVDSLMKEARAKNIPGRSSMRKQELIEALRKAG; from the coding sequence ATGCCTCGTGGAAGCAAAGACAAATACACCACAGAACAGAAGCGCAAAGCCGAGCACATCGAAGACAGCTACGAGAAAAAGGGCGTGTCGAAAGATGAAGCCGAGGCGCGCGCTTGGGCGACGGTGAATAAACAATCCGGCGGCGGTGAAAAGTCCGGCGGCTCAGGGCGCAAAAAGCCTGCGAGCGCCAAGTCGCAAGAGCGCAAAGAGTCATCGCGCCGCGCGGTGGCCAGTCGCAAGGGGCACTCGCGTAACAGCGAAACTTCGAAGGACACCCAGACTGTCGACAGCCTGATGAAGGAAGCCCGGGCGAAGAATATTCCGGGGCGCTCGTCGATGCGCAAGCAGGAGTTGATCGAGGCGTTGCGCAAAGCGGGCTAG
- a CDS encoding HD domain-containing protein: MTVNCFAPMETLASALIRHALEPSDDGAHDFAHLQRVWHNARTLHETEGGDLEVLLAAVLLHDCVAVEKNSALRSQASRLAADKASSVLQEKNWPREKISNVAHAIEAHSFSANITPLTLEAKIVQDADRLDSLGMLGVARTFYVAGRMGSALYDPQDPEAHEREYDDRRFCLDHFQTKLLHLADGFQTATGQRLAQIRHHRLKDFMEQFKEEIGIA, encoded by the coding sequence ATGACCGTTAACTGTTTTGCGCCGATGGAAACACTGGCATCAGCGCTGATTCGGCACGCACTGGAACCCTCGGACGACGGCGCCCACGACTTCGCCCACCTGCAACGGGTCTGGCACAACGCACGCACCTTGCATGAAACCGAAGGCGGCGATCTCGAGGTGCTGCTTGCGGCCGTGCTGCTGCACGATTGCGTCGCGGTCGAGAAAAACTCAGCTCTGCGCTCGCAGGCTTCACGTCTTGCCGCGGACAAGGCTTCATCGGTGCTGCAGGAAAAAAACTGGCCCCGCGAGAAAATCAGCAACGTCGCCCACGCCATCGAAGCCCACAGTTTTTCCGCCAACATCACCCCACTGACACTCGAAGCGAAAATCGTCCAGGACGCCGATCGCCTCGACTCGCTGGGCATGCTCGGCGTTGCTCGAACCTTCTACGTGGCCGGGCGCATGGGCTCGGCACTCTACGATCCGCAAGATCCCGAAGCGCATGAACGCGAGTACGACGACAGACGTTTTTGCCTCGATCATTTCCAGACCAAACTGCTGCATCTGGCCGACGGCTTTCAGACCGCGACCGGCCAGCGTCTGGCACAGATTCGTCATCACCGTCTGAAGGATTTCATGGAGCAGTTCAAGGAAGAGATCGGCATCGCCTGA
- a CDS encoding GNAT family N-acetyltransferase: MTIEIRPATPSDAPQILAFITELADFEKARHEVIASVADIERSLFGDGATAHGLICLRDGLPIGFAVFFFSYSTWLGSNCLYLEDLYITPEQRGGGAGKTLLRHLAKIACANDCGRFEWSVLEWNTPAIEFYKSLGAQPQEEWVRYRMDGKVLREFAEG; the protein is encoded by the coding sequence ATGACGATCGAAATCCGCCCGGCGACCCCCAGCGATGCGCCGCAAATCCTCGCCTTCATCACTGAACTGGCAGATTTCGAGAAGGCCCGTCACGAAGTCATCGCCAGCGTCGCCGACATCGAACGCAGCCTGTTCGGCGACGGCGCCACCGCCCACGGCCTGATCTGCCTGCGCGACGGCTTGCCGATCGGTTTCGCGGTGTTCTTCTTCAGTTACTCGACCTGGCTGGGCAGCAACTGCCTGTACCTCGAAGACCTCTACATCACCCCGGAACAACGCGGCGGCGGCGCCGGTAAAACCCTGCTGCGCCACCTGGCGAAAATCGCCTGCGCCAACGACTGCGGCCGCTTCGAATGGAGTGTGCTGGAGTGGAACACCCCGGCCATCGAATTCTACAAATCCCTCGGCGCGCAACCGCAGGAGGAGTGGGTGCGGTATCGCATGGATGGCAAGGTGTTGAGGGAGTTTGCCGAGGGGTGA
- a CDS encoding PAAR domain-containing protein has translation MSGKPAARVTDPTACPLPGHGTNPIVSGSPDVFFDCLAAARMTDKSACGSPITGAVSGTVFINGLNAAMLDSTGGHGNVVIGGSGTVIIGQSGGGAAFSGLLPMPVHFNDRMQVINEITGEPMPNHPYAIQRGDGRVEHGVTDEAGFTHTVSSHLPESIKLFVE, from the coding sequence TTGAGTGGTAAACCCGCAGCTCGCGTCACCGACCCAACCGCCTGCCCACTGCCGGGTCACGGCACCAACCCGATAGTCTCCGGCTCGCCGGACGTGTTTTTCGATTGCCTCGCGGCTGCCCGCATGACCGATAAATCAGCGTGTGGCAGCCCTATCACCGGAGCGGTCTCCGGCACCGTTTTCATTAACGGCCTGAATGCCGCGATGCTCGACAGCACTGGTGGGCATGGCAATGTCGTGATCGGTGGCTCAGGCACGGTGATTATCGGCCAGAGCGGGGGAGGGGCCGCGTTTAGCGGGTTGCTGCCGATGCCGGTGCATTTCAACGATCGGATGCAAGTGATCAACGAGATCACAGGAGAGCCCATGCCGAATCATCCCTACGCGATTCAACGGGGTGACGGGCGCGTCGAACACGGCGTTACCGATGAAGCAGGTTTCACGCACACGGTGAGCTCGCACCTGCCTGAATCCATCAAATTGTTCGTAGAGTAA
- a CDS encoding alpha/beta hydrolase, with product MAAENSELKGCQRLVVTHELTCKTDGTVKQATVSPKKIVLFFVGGAGDKESYYGTGPNNNVAEALKIFIKNMDAEGLCPDTYDAHHIGYNAFTSDEGLNANVLAKIPDLTTPVYIIGHSLGGWNGAHLSKVLADKGYRIPVLVTLDPVGEGQIVWGISNIYQTEPTPKAEYWVNVRADAKDWNFSDLVADFGEQWDMTSGPNMNGRVDVNHADAWAIYIAVLGSGVSARDILMQSVIQHFKGRKCA from the coding sequence ATGGCCGCTGAAAATTCAGAATTGAAAGGCTGTCAAAGACTGGTCGTGACACACGAATTAACCTGTAAAACCGACGGGACCGTAAAACAGGCTACCGTTAGCCCGAAAAAAATTGTTTTGTTTTTCGTTGGAGGAGCGGGAGATAAAGAAAGTTATTACGGAACGGGCCCGAACAATAACGTGGCGGAGGCTCTGAAAATATTCATCAAGAATATGGACGCTGAAGGTCTTTGCCCTGATACCTACGACGCACACCACATCGGTTATAACGCCTTCACCAGTGATGAGGGACTTAATGCAAATGTGTTGGCGAAAATTCCCGACCTGACCACTCCGGTCTACATTATCGGGCATAGCCTGGGAGGCTGGAATGGAGCTCACTTGTCTAAAGTGCTGGCAGACAAAGGCTATCGGATCCCGGTATTGGTTACGCTGGACCCCGTCGGAGAGGGTCAGATCGTATGGGGCATATCAAATATTTATCAAACAGAGCCTACTCCCAAGGCTGAATATTGGGTGAATGTAAGAGCGGATGCCAAAGACTGGAATTTTTCTGATCTCGTGGCGGATTTTGGAGAGCAGTGGGACATGACAAGCGGCCCGAACATGAACGGCCGGGTTGATGTGAATCATGCCGATGCCTGGGCTATCTACATTGCCGTATTAGGTAGCGGAGTGTCAGCGAGGGATATTCTTATGCAGTCAGTGATACAGCACTTCAAAGGGAGGAAATGTGCGTAA
- a CDS encoding 2-dehydro-3-deoxygalactonokinase, translated as MQAQLIALDWGTTSLRAYKLAADGVVLEQRALSSGIMQLPKTPRIIHGRECADGFELAFDEACGDWLDAQPDLPVIACGMVGSAQGWREAAYCETPADVAHLGNSLQSVISLRGTPVHIVPGVIQRSRLPNVMRGEETQVLGVLQSLPAEAGNDLLIGLPGSHSKWVEVVDGRITHFDTFMTGEVFAVLSEHSILGRTQQPSLTFDAQAFDRGVQIALSADAELGVLSTLFSARTLGLTGELSPSAQADYLSGLMIGHELAALANVQRRRRNQANLPSIVLIGNAQLCTRYRRALDACGFARVTLAEQATERGLWQLARAAGLIDSSSR; from the coding sequence ATGCAGGCGCAATTGATCGCGCTCGATTGGGGGACAACCTCATTACGTGCTTACAAACTCGCGGCGGACGGTGTGGTGCTGGAGCAGCGTGCGCTGTCGTCCGGGATCATGCAGTTGCCCAAGACTCCGCGAATCATCCACGGTCGTGAATGCGCCGATGGTTTTGAACTGGCCTTCGACGAAGCCTGCGGTGACTGGCTCGACGCGCAGCCGGATCTGCCGGTGATCGCTTGCGGTATGGTCGGCAGTGCCCAGGGCTGGCGCGAAGCGGCTTACTGCGAGACGCCGGCCGACGTCGCCCATCTCGGAAATTCCCTACAGAGCGTTATCAGTCTTCGCGGCACGCCAGTGCATATCGTCCCGGGCGTGATCCAGCGTTCGCGGCTGCCGAATGTGATGCGCGGCGAAGAAACCCAAGTCCTCGGCGTGCTGCAAAGTCTGCCGGCCGAGGCGGGTAACGATCTGTTGATCGGCCTGCCCGGCAGCCACTCGAAATGGGTGGAAGTGGTCGATGGCCGCATCACGCATTTCGACACCTTCATGACTGGCGAAGTCTTCGCCGTACTCAGCGAACACAGCATTCTTGGCCGTACCCAACAGCCGAGCCTGACTTTCGACGCACAGGCATTTGACCGTGGCGTGCAAATCGCGCTGTCGGCGGATGCCGAGCTCGGTGTGCTCTCGACCCTGTTCAGCGCCCGTACCCTCGGCCTCACTGGTGAACTGAGCCCGAGCGCTCAAGCGGATTATCTGTCCGGTCTGATGATCGGCCACGAGTTGGCCGCGCTCGCCAATGTGCAGCGGCGCCGGCGCAATCAAGCGAATCTTCCATCGATCGTGCTCATCGGCAATGCGCAACTGTGCACGCGTTATCGCCGTGCCCTCGACGCCTGCGGCTTTGCTCGGGTGACGCTGGCCGAGCAGGCGACCGAGCGTGGCCTGTGGCAACTGGCGCGTGCCGCCGGGCTGATCGATTCCTCATCCCGTTAA
- a CDS encoding 2-dehydro-3-deoxy-6-phosphogalactonate aldolase: MLKQALAQNGLIAILRGLQPQEAAAVGEVLYSAGFRVIEVPLNSPSPYDSIRILRDALPADCLIGAGTVLTPEQVEQVKAAGGQVIVMPHSDAKVLRAAKAAGLYLSPGVATPTEAFAALAEGADILKLFPAEQMGPAVVKAWLAMLPAGTVLAPVGGITPDNMQAFIDAGVKGFGLGSGLFKPGMTPEQVAVNAKAYVAAWKALR, translated from the coding sequence ATGCTCAAGCAAGCACTGGCACAAAACGGTCTGATCGCGATTCTGCGTGGCCTGCAACCGCAGGAAGCGGCGGCTGTCGGAGAAGTCCTTTATTCCGCCGGATTTCGCGTCATCGAAGTACCGCTCAATTCCCCATCGCCGTACGACAGTATCCGCATTCTGCGTGATGCGCTGCCCGCCGATTGCCTGATCGGTGCCGGCACGGTGCTCACCCCCGAGCAGGTCGAGCAGGTCAAAGCTGCTGGCGGACAAGTGATCGTTATGCCCCACAGCGATGCCAAGGTGTTGCGCGCGGCGAAAGCGGCGGGGCTGTACCTGTCGCCGGGCGTGGCGACGCCGACCGAAGCCTTCGCCGCGCTGGCCGAGGGTGCGGACATTCTCAAGCTGTTCCCGGCCGAGCAGATGGGGCCGGCAGTCGTCAAAGCCTGGCTTGCGATGTTGCCGGCCGGCACGGTGCTGGCGCCGGTCGGCGGCATTACCCCGGACAACATGCAGGCCTTTATCGACGCTGGCGTGAAAGGTTTCGGCCTCGGTTCCGGCCTGTTCAAACCGGGCATGACGCCCGAGCAGGTGGCGGTCAATGCCAAGGCCTACGTGGCTGCCTGGAAAGCCCTGCGTTAA
- the dgoD gene encoding galactonate dehydratase has translation MKITKLTTFIVPPRWCFLKVETDEGVTGWGEPVVEGRAHTVAAAVEELSDYLIGKDPRNIEDIWTVLYRGGFYRGGAIHMSALAGIDQALWDIKGKALGVSVSDLLGGQVRDKIRVYSWIGGDRPADTARAAKEAVSRGFTAVKMNGTEELQFLDTFEKVDLALANVAAVRDAVGPNVGIGVDFHGRVHKPMAKVLMKELDPYKLMFIEEPVLSENYEALKELAPLTSTPIALGERLFSRWDFKRVLSEGYVDIIQPDASHAGGITETRKIANMAEAYDVALALHCPLGPIALAACLQLDAACYNAFIQEQSLGIHYNESNDLLDYVKDPRVFDYDQGFVKIPNGPGLGIEINEEYVIERAAVGHRWRNPIWRHADGSFAEW, from the coding sequence ATGAAAATCACCAAACTCACGACCTTCATCGTTCCGCCGCGCTGGTGCTTCCTCAAGGTCGAAACCGACGAGGGCGTGACCGGTTGGGGCGAGCCTGTGGTCGAAGGGCGCGCGCACACGGTCGCCGCTGCGGTGGAAGAATTGTCCGACTACCTGATCGGTAAAGACCCACGCAACATCGAAGACATCTGGACCGTGCTCTATCGCGGCGGCTTCTACCGCGGCGGCGCGATCCACATGAGTGCGCTGGCCGGTATCGATCAGGCCCTGTGGGACATCAAGGGCAAGGCCCTCGGCGTCTCGGTCAGCGACCTGCTCGGTGGCCAGGTGCGCGACAAGATCCGTGTCTACTCGTGGATCGGCGGCGACCGCCCGGCTGACACCGCGCGCGCGGCGAAAGAGGCGGTGAGCCGTGGTTTCACTGCGGTGAAAATGAACGGCACCGAAGAGCTGCAGTTCCTCGACACGTTCGAAAAAGTCGATCTCGCCTTGGCCAACGTTGCCGCCGTGCGTGACGCGGTCGGGCCGAACGTCGGCATCGGCGTCGACTTCCATGGCCGCGTGCACAAGCCGATGGCCAAGGTGCTGATGAAGGAACTCGACCCTTACAAACTGATGTTTATCGAAGAGCCGGTACTCAGCGAAAACTACGAAGCGCTGAAAGAACTGGCGCCGCTGACCAGCACACCGATTGCCCTCGGCGAGCGGCTGTTCTCGCGCTGGGATTTTAAACGGGTGTTGAGCGAAGGCTACGTCGACATCATCCAGCCGGACGCGTCCCACGCCGGCGGCATCACCGAAACCCGCAAGATCGCCAACATGGCCGAAGCCTACGACGTCGCGCTGGCGCTGCATTGCCCGCTGGGGCCGATTGCGCTGGCGGCGTGTTTGCAACTCGACGCGGCTTGTTACAACGCGTTTATCCAGGAGCAGAGCCTGGGCATCCATTACAACGAGAGCAATGACTTGCTCGACTATGTGAAGGACCCGCGGGTGTTCGACTACGATCAGGGCTTCGTGAAAATTCCGAACGGCCCGGGGCTGGGCATCGAGATCAACGAGGAATACGTGATCGAACGCGCCGCCGTCGGCCACCGCTGGCGCAACCCGATCTGGCGCCATGCCGATGGCAGCTTTGCCGAGTGGTAA